CGCATACGCGAGCACGGATGTCGCCGACATGCTCGCCCGGACCCGGCCCGACGTCTTCGCCTTCTGCACGCCGCCCCATGTCCGGCTCCCCCTTGTCCGGGCGGGGGTGGAGGCGGGCGTGAAGCTCATCGCCTACGAAAAACCGATGGCTACCTCCACCAACGAAGCCCTGGAAATATCCCGTTTGCTCCGCGAAGCCGGGGTCAAATCCGTAGTCAGCCACCAGCACCGCTACAGCGAGCATTATCGACAAGTGAAGGAGATCATCGCCAGCGGGGCCATCGGGCGGGTTCATACGGTCTACGGGCACGCTACGGGATGGATGATGCACATGATGACGCACCTCATCGAGTACGTACGCTGGTACAACGACTACGCGGAGGCCGAGTGGGTGGCGGGGCAGGCGGCCGGCCGGGAAAAATTCGCGGACGTCCATGCGTCCCCCGACTACATCGCCGCGGTGATTCAGTTTGCCAACGGTGTGCGGGGCGTCATCGAGTGCGGCGCCGGCGCGCCCGACGTGCCCGAAGTGGAGTACTGGTGGCGCAAGTGCCGCATCGGCGCGCAGGGCACGGAGGGATTCGCCGAGGTCCTGACGGGCGGAGGCTGGCGGGCCGTCACGCGCGACTCGCACGGCGTGATTTCCGGCCCCGGCGACATGGATTACGGCCACGACATGCCCCTCTACGTCCAGGACATCGCCGCCTGGCTCGACGATCCGGCCCGGATCCATCCCTGCCACGGCGAGAGCGCCCTGAAAGGCTTCGAGATCATGATGGCGGCCTGCCGCTCGGCGGTGCGGTGCGGCAAGGTCCCGTTGCCCCTCGGCCCGGGCGAACCGGAGCTTGCGGCCCTCAGGAACGCGCTGCCGTAGTCACGGAATAAGCGGCATCCCCTCCTTCGCGCTCGCGTGGTCGGGCGCGGCGGCGAGGGTGAGGAAAACGACGCCGAAGGAGAGCACGAGGAAGCGCATCGCGGCTCCCCCGGAAGCGGGACCGGAGCCGCATTGAATGGCGTATAGCAGTCACGGCGTATCACCCCGCCATCGGAACCGGAAGACCAGGCCGGCGACGATGCGGTCCGCGTCGCTTTCCTGCGTGCCGCCGCTCAAGAGCGGCGTCCGATACCGCTCCCGATCATGGTCCCCAAGTTTCGGATAGTGGATTTTTGCCGAAAGGACGGGAAGTTCCGTTTTACGGTTGAAACTGATGATTCGTATCTTGAGGGTTAAATAGAGAAGTTAAAGAAAGATAGAGAATCTATTCGTGGCTCGTCTGGCGGTCCCGGCGCGGGTCAGCCTTTGGCGGCCACCCACATCGTGTCCCAGTACAGCAACTCGAACCCTTGCAGCAAGCGGGCCGCACGCCGGATGCGCCCGGGATCCGCCCCTTGTCCCAGCCCCTCCTCCACCACTGCCAGGCCCTGCTCCTCGAATCCGGGCGGTGCGCTGGCGAACAGATCGAAGAAGGCGACGTCCTGCCCGGAGAGACCGTAGCCCGCCTGGAGCGCCCGGCTGATCCGTCCGCAGTTCTCGCCCCAGGCCTCCAGGTTGACCAGGAAGGCCCCCACGAATTCCGCGCCCGTCCCGTAAGTGGCGAGCCAGGCCACGTACGCGCTGTAGGCGAACGCGCCGGGGAGCGGCTCTGTCGCCTGCAGCTGTTCCCGCGACAGGCCCAACGCCTGCCCGAAGGGCCCCAAGGCCTCCAGGGCTGTGCGCTCCCCTTGCAGCATTCCGCCGAGAAAGTCCCGAGCGCCCTGCGACTCTGCCCGGGACACGATCAGCGCCACGCTGCGGAGGTCGCTCTCGATGATGTGACACTGCTGGCCCGCGAACAGCGCCAGCTTCCCCTTTTCCACCCGCCGCGCCTCCAGGGCCTCCAGGTACGGGTGGCGGCGAATCCGCATTTCGGTGGATGCCATGGCCTTGCGCGCCTCGTCCAAGAGCTGTCGTGCCCGATCAGCCATGGCCTGTCCTCCTCCCTTCCCGCCGATTTCCCTGCCGCCTTGGCGGTAACCATTTCTATTCTAGTCTCTTTTTAAGGCCGACGATCCGCAAGGCTGCCCA
This genomic stretch from Deltaproteobacteria bacterium harbors:
- a CDS encoding Gfo/Idh/MocA family oxidoreductase translates to MSRAPATYAVAVAGLGKRGMHHAEAFADNPRFRLVGLCNPGAQRLDAARQKFPDAYASTDVADMLARTRPDVFAFCTPPHVRLPLVRAGVEAGVKLIAYEKPMATSTNEALEISRLLREAGVKSVVSHQHRYSEHYRQVKEIIASGAIGRVHTVYGHATGWMMHMMTHLIEYVRWYNDYAEAEWVAGQAAGREKFADVHASPDYIAAVIQFANGVRGVIECGAGAPDVPEVEYWWRKCRIGAQGTEGFAEVLTGGGWRAVTRDSHGVISGPGDMDYGHDMPLYVQDIAAWLDDPARIHPCHGESALKGFEIMMAACRSAVRCGKVPLPLGPGEPELAALRNALP
- a CDS encoding transcriptional regulator, which codes for MADRARQLLDEARKAMASTEMRIRRHPYLEALEARRVEKGKLALFAGQQCHIIESDLRSVALIVSRAESQGARDFLGGMLQGERTALEALGPFGQALGLSREQLQATEPLPGAFAYSAYVAWLATYGTGAEFVGAFLVNLEAWGENCGRISRALQAGYGLSGQDVAFFDLFASAPPGFEEQGLAVVEEGLGQGADPGRIRRAARLLQGFELLYWDTMWVAAKG